Proteins from a genomic interval of Bifidobacterium longum subsp. infantis ATCC 15697 = JCM 1222 = DSM 20088:
- the pgsA gene encoding CDP-diacylglycerol--glycerol-3-phosphate 3-phosphatidyltransferase, giving the protein MDENTMDKQSSPKSSLFDGWNAPPNLVTYSRIVLVVIFLTLDILAGAWGESNLTMRWVAAVLFIIAASTDKIDGWMARKYNQVTEMGKLMDPIADKLLTCGAMIVCSAFGELGWWVTILFLIREIGITVMRFFVMERPGGKVIAAAWPGKLKTVFQCVGLSMLLLPFWSLGNGQATPFWMTAYYFLTYAIIYVALVLCLYSGAVYLYNTFVAPKRK; this is encoded by the coding sequence ATGGATGAGAACACAATGGACAAGCAGTCATCGCCCAAATCATCGCTGTTCGACGGATGGAACGCGCCGCCGAACCTGGTCACCTACTCGCGCATCGTACTCGTGGTGATTTTCCTGACACTCGACATTCTCGCCGGCGCCTGGGGTGAGAGCAACCTGACCATGCGCTGGGTCGCCGCGGTACTGTTCATCATCGCCGCGTCCACCGATAAGATCGACGGTTGGATGGCCCGCAAATACAATCAGGTCACCGAAATGGGCAAGCTCATGGATCCGATCGCGGACAAGCTGCTCACTTGCGGCGCAATGATTGTATGCTCCGCGTTCGGCGAGCTCGGCTGGTGGGTGACCATCCTGTTCCTGATTCGCGAAATCGGTATCACCGTTATGCGCTTCTTCGTCATGGAGCGTCCGGGCGGCAAGGTCATCGCCGCCGCATGGCCCGGCAAGCTCAAGACCGTATTCCAGTGCGTGGGTCTGTCCATGCTGCTGCTGCCGTTCTGGTCATTGGGTAACGGACAGGCCACGCCGTTCTGGATGACCGCTTACTACTTCCTGACCTACGCCATCATCTACGTGGCATTGGTCCTGTGCCTCTACTCGGGTGCCGTGTACCTGTACAACACGTTCGTCGCCCCGAAGCGGAAGTGA
- a CDS encoding CinA family protein → MQELCDSLAAGILKICEANNTKISCAESLTGGLLADAFVRIPGASNVLLGSAVTYDINAKASILHVDKALLDREGAVRPEVARQMAIGTARLYSQPEYGDRIIGLSTTGVAGPGPDGDKPAGLVYVGLRIPASLTADHVEVLKAVELHLDGMREEVRRLTVFHVLQNLSLFTASFKE, encoded by the coding sequence ATGCAGGAATTGTGCGACAGTCTCGCGGCCGGCATCCTCAAGATCTGCGAGGCGAACAATACGAAAATCTCCTGCGCTGAATCCCTGACCGGTGGCCTGCTCGCCGATGCGTTCGTGCGTATTCCCGGTGCCTCCAACGTGTTGCTGGGCTCCGCTGTCACCTACGACATCAATGCCAAGGCCTCGATCCTGCACGTGGACAAGGCCCTATTGGATCGAGAAGGTGCCGTACGCCCCGAAGTCGCCCGGCAGATGGCCATCGGTACCGCTCGTCTATACAGCCAGCCGGAATACGGCGACCGAATCATCGGCCTTTCCACCACCGGCGTGGCCGGCCCCGGTCCGGACGGTGACAAGCCGGCTGGACTGGTGTATGTGGGCCTGCGTATCCCCGCAAGCCTCACCGCGGACCATGTCGAAGTGCTCAAAGCCGTCGAACTCCATCTTGACGGCATGCGCGAAGAGGTTCGTCGCCTCACCGTATTCCACGTTCTGCAAAACTTGAGTCTATTCACAGCAAGTTTTAAGGAATAA
- a CDS encoding helix-turn-helix domain-containing protein: MAMETMTRVNEQMDVAAKKPMAVQPGVARMRELTPAQRRAVMFAQQQVLKAQAAKKAKDQRQAVRERMWDEDSPSYKPTAAAEPVVVEEEPREVSLRGAIGHVLRELRTRDRRTLREVSEKAGVSLGYLSEVERGQKEASSELLSSIADALGVSTSRMLRMVADYLDSVEG; this comes from the coding sequence ATGGCGATGGAAACGATGACCCGAGTGAACGAACAGATGGATGTGGCCGCCAAGAAGCCGATGGCTGTGCAGCCGGGTGTCGCCCGTATGCGTGAACTGACTCCGGCCCAGCGCCGTGCGGTGATGTTCGCCCAGCAGCAGGTGCTCAAGGCGCAGGCCGCCAAGAAGGCCAAGGATCAGCGTCAAGCCGTTCGTGAACGTATGTGGGATGAGGATTCGCCGTCGTACAAGCCGACTGCCGCCGCCGAGCCCGTGGTGGTTGAGGAGGAGCCTCGCGAGGTTTCGCTGCGTGGTGCTATCGGTCATGTGCTGCGCGAACTGCGCACGCGCGATCGCCGTACGTTGCGTGAGGTCTCCGAGAAGGCGGGCGTTTCGCTGGGCTACCTTTCCGAAGTCGAACGTGGGCAGAAGGAAGCCAGCTCCGAACTGCTGAGCTCCATCGCCGATGCGCTCGGAGTCTCCACTTCGCGCATGCTGCGCATGGTGGCTGATTATCTCGACTCGGTCGAGGGCTGA
- a CDS encoding DUF3046 domain-containing protein, whose amino-acid sequence MREREFWELLEEVFGRTYGRSLSRDQRMPKLANMTVVEALDAGEEPRVVWNVLCDQMEVPDSKRWGHDHNAPPMPAV is encoded by the coding sequence ATGCGTGAACGGGAATTCTGGGAATTACTTGAAGAGGTGTTCGGTCGGACCTACGGTCGTTCGCTGTCGCGTGATCAACGGATGCCCAAACTGGCGAATATGACTGTGGTCGAGGCGTTGGACGCGGGGGAGGAGCCACGCGTGGTCTGGAATGTGCTCTGCGACCAGATGGAGGTTCCGGACTCCAAGCGTTGGGGCCACGATCATAACGCGCCGCCCATGCCCGCCGTCTGA
- the recA gene encoding recombinase RecA: protein MALETKPAKDPAAEDKHELDPKRKAALDTALAQVEKSFGKGSAMRLGDQPEQNVEVIPTGSLALDMALGIGGLPKGRIVEIYGPESSGKTTLALHVVANAQKKGGVAAYIDAEHALDPAYARKLGVDTDSLIVSQPDNGEQALEIADMLIRSGALDVIVIDSVAALVPKAEIEGEMGDSHVGLQARLMSQALRKMTGALAQAGTTAIFINQLREKIGVFFGNPETTTGGKALKFYASVRLDIRRIQTLKNGDEAVGNRTRVKVVKNKMAPPFKSAEFDMLYGEGISREGSVIDMAQQVGVVKKSGSWFTYEGDQLGQGREKVRQFLKDNPAITEEIENKVKAEFGLIGSADQFAEDGEAAAAAAVSEAAAADVAKDSKAAAASAAKTTRAKAGTAKA from the coding sequence ATGGCACTTGAGACCAAGCCGGCCAAGGACCCGGCAGCCGAGGACAAGCACGAGCTCGATCCCAAGCGCAAGGCGGCGCTGGACACCGCGCTGGCGCAGGTCGAGAAGAGCTTTGGCAAAGGTTCCGCAATGCGACTGGGCGACCAGCCCGAGCAGAACGTCGAGGTGATTCCCACCGGTTCGTTGGCCCTCGATATGGCGCTCGGCATCGGCGGCCTGCCCAAGGGCCGCATCGTGGAGATCTACGGCCCCGAATCATCCGGTAAGACCACGCTCGCATTGCATGTGGTGGCCAATGCCCAGAAGAAGGGCGGCGTGGCGGCCTACATCGATGCCGAACACGCACTCGACCCGGCCTACGCCCGCAAGCTCGGCGTGGACACCGACTCGCTCATCGTCTCCCAGCCGGATAACGGCGAGCAGGCCCTCGAAATCGCCGACATGCTGATTCGCTCCGGTGCACTTGACGTCATTGTCATCGACTCGGTCGCCGCCCTAGTGCCGAAGGCCGAAATCGAAGGCGAAATGGGAGACAGCCATGTTGGTTTGCAGGCCCGACTCATGAGTCAGGCGCTGCGCAAGATGACCGGCGCGTTGGCTCAGGCCGGCACCACCGCCATCTTCATCAACCAGCTGCGTGAGAAGATCGGCGTGTTCTTCGGCAACCCTGAAACCACCACCGGTGGTAAAGCTCTGAAGTTCTACGCCTCCGTGCGTCTCGACATCCGCCGCATCCAGACCTTGAAGAACGGCGACGAAGCGGTGGGCAACCGCACGCGCGTCAAGGTGGTCAAGAACAAGATGGCCCCGCCTTTCAAGTCCGCCGAATTCGACATGCTCTACGGTGAAGGCATTTCCCGTGAGGGCTCGGTGATCGACATGGCCCAGCAGGTTGGCGTGGTCAAGAAGTCCGGTTCGTGGTTCACCTATGAGGGTGATCAGCTCGGTCAGGGACGAGAGAAGGTCCGTCAGTTCCTTAAGGACAACCCGGCCATCACCGAGGAGATTGAGAACAAGGTCAAGGCCGAGTTCGGTCTGATCGGTTCCGCCGATCAGTTCGCGGAAGATGGCGAAGCCGCAGCAGCGGCCGCCGTCAGCGAGGCCGCTGCGGCCGACGTGGCCAAGGACAGCAAGGCCGCAGCGGCGTCTGCTGCCAAAACGACCCGTGCCAAGGCCGGCACGGCGAAGGCCTGA
- a CDS encoding regulatory protein RecX — MISAEAFLRRNPVASQDMPIAEQRVQSKPSGRFSRRGRGAAVVEDPNDLDACREAALRLLDAAPRASGALRERLLAKGYGEAIVDEVIERLIRVQLIDDRAYAESAVRYCAGRMMGRRGAVLELARKGVDRKLAEQVCGEAEQNGIFEDAAWELGRQIARKTHGLDHQVRQRRFWSAGGRKGHSPETLRRVAAELLA; from the coding sequence ATGATTAGTGCCGAAGCGTTCTTGCGGCGCAATCCTGTTGCGTCGCAAGACATGCCCATTGCCGAGCAGCGTGTTCAGTCGAAACCGTCGGGACGTTTTTCTCGACGGGGGAGAGGCGCTGCCGTTGTCGAAGATCCCAATGATTTGGACGCTTGCCGCGAGGCTGCCTTGCGTTTGCTGGACGCGGCCCCGCGTGCATCCGGCGCGTTACGCGAACGATTGCTTGCCAAAGGGTACGGCGAGGCGATCGTGGACGAGGTCATCGAACGGCTGATTCGCGTGCAACTGATTGACGACCGCGCTTATGCCGAATCGGCCGTACGCTATTGTGCCGGTCGCATGATGGGCCGTCGTGGTGCGGTCCTGGAACTTGCTCGCAAAGGCGTGGACCGCAAACTGGCTGAACAGGTGTGTGGCGAAGCTGAGCAAAATGGCATCTTTGAAGATGCCGCATGGGAATTGGGCCGCCAGATAGCCCGCAAAACCCATGGCCTCGATCATCAGGTCCGTCAGCGTCGGTTTTGGTCCGCAGGCGGCCGCAAAGGACACAGCCCCGAAACCCTCCGCCGAGTCGCCGCCGAATTGTTGGCGTAG
- the hpf gene encoding ribosome hibernation-promoting factor, HPF/YfiA family — protein sequence MEIVVTGRHTQVKQRFRDVVETKMNRVTAIAPDAQRAQIVLTHEGNPRQADTAKRVEITVIAGRTVVRAEASSTDEFSALDMALDKLTLRLRRTRDRRKDHRRGYANPVPVDLGVIAPETEPEESEEEPNNSPQAAVASDLGPGESVEVQVGDTPIVIRRKLHIAEPMSIDEALYEMELIGHDFFLFVNKETGRPSVVYHRHGWSYGVFEIDTPENVKKA from the coding sequence ATGGAAATCGTCGTTACCGGACGCCACACGCAGGTCAAGCAAAGGTTCCGTGATGTGGTCGAGACCAAGATGAATCGTGTGACCGCTATCGCCCCGGATGCTCAGCGCGCGCAGATTGTGCTGACCCATGAGGGCAACCCGCGTCAGGCCGATACCGCCAAGCGCGTGGAAATCACCGTTATCGCCGGACGTACCGTGGTGCGTGCGGAGGCTTCCAGCACCGATGAATTCAGCGCGCTGGACATGGCGCTGGATAAGTTGACGCTGCGTCTGCGTCGTACTCGTGACCGTCGCAAGGATCACCGTCGTGGTTACGCGAACCCGGTCCCGGTGGATCTGGGTGTTATCGCCCCGGAGACCGAGCCGGAGGAGTCGGAGGAAGAGCCGAACAACAGCCCGCAGGCTGCGGTCGCCTCCGATCTTGGCCCTGGCGAATCCGTGGAGGTCCAGGTTGGGGATACGCCGATTGTCATCCGTCGCAAGCTGCACATCGCCGAGCCTATGAGCATCGACGAGGCGCTGTACGAGATGGAACTGATCGGACACGACTTCTTCCTGTTCGTGAACAAGGAGACCGGACGCCCGTCCGTCGTCTACCACCGTCACGGTTGGAGCTACGGCGTGTTCGAAATCGATACTCCGGAGAATGTCAAGAAGGCCTGA
- the secA gene encoding preprotein translocase subunit SecA has product MVDIVDKALRMGEGHQLKKLENVAKAVNALEDEISALSDEDLKAQTPKFKQEIENGKSLDEIMPEAFATVREVSKRTLGQRHFDVQLMGGAALHWGNIAEMKTGEGKTLVATLPTYLNALEGKGVHVVTVNDYLASYQSELMGRIYRFLGMNVGCIITEQKPPERRKQYNADITYGTNNEFGFDYLRDNMAWEKADLVQRGHHYAIVDEVDSILIDEARTPLIISGPAEGDVTRWYRQFAKLVLKLTRDEDYDVDEKKKVVGILDPGITKVEDFLGIDNLYEPANTALIGYLNNAIKAKELFLRDKDYVVTQGEVLIVDEHTGRILPGRRYNEGLHQAIEAKEGVEVKAENQTFATITLQNYFRMYDKLAGMTGTAETEAAEFMNTYKLGVLPIKTNKPMIRKDQDDLIYRTKKEKLAAIVKDVAKRHAEGQPVLLGTASVESSEVVSALLDVAKIPHQVLNAKQHEKEAAVVAVAGRKGAVTVATNMAGRGTDIMLGGNVEFLADAKLKSEGYSPEDTPEEYEKRWPGTLNEIKAQVKDEHEEVKELGGLYVLGTERHESRRIDNQLRGRSGRQGDPGESRFYLSLEDDLMRLFNTQLVAQVMARGMEEGQPIEAKSVTKGVRTAQKAVESRNYEIRKNVLKYDDVMNKQRTVIYSERQAVLKGEDIHKDILRFISDTVESYIKGANKGSEKPKDWDWEGLFKALNTVIPTKVDEDEVRKIVGGLKGAKAVEAVRDLIVEDARQQYGEMEETIGETGLRDLERRVVLAVLDRKWREHLYEMDYLKDGIGLRGMGQRDPLVEYQREGYQMYNSMIEAIKEETVQLLFHIDIKQVATTDDAVDEVEETAESADTIAVASGPDENGESVVEAAEGEVEEEDEDTDAKQAIAESAAASEAGESTLPVAGPAPVSHAEGKVPVSKRPKSEELKTPWADGRTFPGTGKNAPCPCGSGRKYKMCHGQNEA; this is encoded by the coding sequence GTGGTCGATATTGTTGACAAAGCCCTGCGAATGGGTGAAGGCCACCAGCTCAAGAAGCTGGAGAACGTGGCCAAGGCCGTGAACGCTCTGGAGGATGAGATCTCCGCCCTCTCTGACGAGGATCTGAAGGCCCAAACCCCGAAGTTCAAGCAGGAGATCGAAAACGGCAAGAGCCTGGACGAGATCATGCCCGAGGCGTTCGCCACCGTGCGCGAGGTTTCCAAGCGCACCCTTGGCCAGCGTCACTTCGACGTGCAGCTCATGGGCGGTGCCGCCCTACACTGGGGCAACATCGCCGAAATGAAGACCGGTGAAGGCAAGACCCTGGTCGCCACCCTGCCCACCTATCTGAACGCCCTCGAAGGCAAGGGCGTGCACGTGGTCACCGTCAACGACTACCTTGCCAGCTACCAGAGCGAGCTGATGGGCCGTATCTACCGTTTCCTCGGCATGAACGTCGGCTGCATCATCACCGAGCAGAAGCCGCCGGAGCGCCGCAAGCAGTACAACGCCGACATCACCTATGGCACCAACAACGAGTTCGGCTTCGACTACCTGCGTGACAACATGGCCTGGGAGAAGGCCGACCTCGTGCAACGCGGCCACCACTACGCCATCGTCGATGAGGTCGATTCCATCCTCATCGACGAGGCCCGTACCCCGCTTATCATCTCCGGCCCGGCCGAAGGCGACGTGACCCGCTGGTACCGTCAGTTCGCCAAGCTGGTGCTGAAGCTCACCCGCGACGAGGACTACGACGTCGACGAGAAGAAGAAGGTCGTCGGCATCCTGGACCCGGGCATCACCAAGGTCGAGGACTTCCTCGGCATCGACAACCTGTATGAGCCGGCCAACACCGCCCTGATCGGCTACCTCAACAACGCCATCAAGGCCAAGGAACTGTTCCTGCGTGACAAGGACTACGTCGTCACCCAAGGCGAGGTGCTCATCGTCGACGAGCACACCGGCCGTATCCTGCCGGGCCGCCGCTACAACGAGGGCCTGCACCAGGCCATCGAAGCCAAGGAAGGCGTGGAGGTCAAGGCCGAGAACCAGACCTTCGCCACCATCACCCTGCAGAACTACTTCCGTATGTACGACAAGCTCGCGGGCATGACCGGTACGGCCGAAACCGAGGCCGCCGAGTTCATGAACACCTACAAGCTGGGCGTGCTGCCGATCAAGACCAACAAGCCGATGATCCGCAAGGACCAGGACGACCTCATCTACCGCACCAAGAAGGAGAAGCTGGCCGCCATCGTCAAGGACGTGGCCAAGCGTCACGCCGAGGGCCAGCCGGTGCTGCTCGGCACCGCCTCCGTGGAAAGCTCCGAAGTGGTCTCCGCCCTGCTCGACGTGGCGAAGATCCCGCACCAGGTCCTGAACGCCAAGCAGCACGAGAAGGAAGCCGCCGTGGTCGCCGTCGCCGGCCGCAAGGGCGCCGTCACCGTGGCCACCAACATGGCCGGCCGTGGTACCGACATCATGCTCGGCGGCAACGTCGAGTTCCTTGCCGACGCCAAACTGAAGTCCGAGGGCTACTCTCCGGAGGACACCCCGGAGGAGTATGAGAAGCGTTGGCCGGGCACCCTGAACGAGATCAAGGCCCAGGTCAAGGACGAGCATGAGGAGGTCAAGGAACTGGGCGGCCTGTATGTGCTCGGCACCGAACGCCACGAGTCCCGTCGAATCGACAACCAGTTGCGCGGTCGTTCCGGCCGCCAGGGCGACCCGGGTGAATCCCGCTTCTACCTGTCGCTGGAAGATGACCTGATGCGTCTGTTCAACACCCAGCTGGTGGCCCAGGTCATGGCCAGGGGCATGGAGGAAGGCCAACCGATCGAGGCCAAGTCCGTCACCAAGGGCGTGCGCACCGCGCAGAAGGCCGTCGAATCCCGTAACTATGAGATTCGCAAGAACGTGTTGAAGTATGACGACGTGATGAACAAGCAGCGCACGGTCATCTACTCCGAGCGCCAGGCCGTGCTCAAGGGCGAAGACATCCACAAGGACATCCTGCGTTTCATTTCCGACACCGTCGAGTCCTACATCAAGGGTGCCAACAAGGGATCCGAGAAACCGAAGGACTGGGATTGGGAGGGCCTGTTCAAGGCGCTCAACACCGTGATTCCCACCAAGGTCGACGAAGACGAGGTCAGGAAGATCGTCGGCGGCCTCAAGGGTGCGAAGGCCGTCGAGGCCGTGCGCGACCTGATCGTCGAGGACGCCAGGCAGCAGTACGGCGAAATGGAGGAGACCATCGGCGAGACCGGCTTGCGCGATCTCGAACGTCGCGTGGTGCTCGCCGTGCTCGACCGCAAGTGGCGCGAGCACCTTTACGAGATGGATTACCTCAAGGACGGCATCGGCCTGCGTGGCATGGGCCAGCGCGACCCGCTGGTCGAATACCAGCGCGAAGGCTACCAGATGTACAACTCCATGATCGAGGCCATCAAGGAGGAGACCGTCCAGCTGCTGTTCCACATCGACATCAAGCAGGTCGCCACCACCGACGATGCCGTTGACGAGGTCGAGGAGACCGCCGAAAGCGCCGACACCATCGCCGTGGCCTCCGGCCCCGACGAGAACGGCGAATCCGTGGTCGAGGCCGCCGAGGGCGAAGTCGAAGAAGAGGACGAGGATACGGACGCCAAGCAGGCGATTGCCGAATCCGCAGCCGCCTCCGAGGCCGGCGAGTCCACGCTGCCTGTTGCCGGCCCGGCTCCGGTCAGCCACGCCGAAGGCAAGGTTCCGGTTTCCAAGCGTCCGAAGAGCGAAGAGCTCAAGACGCCATGGGCCGACGGCCGCACCTTCCCTGGCACCGGCAAGAACGCCCCGTGCCCGTGCGGTTCCGGCCGCAAGTACAAGATGTGCCACGGCCAGAACGAAGCGTGA
- a CDS encoding GDSL-type esterase/lipase family protein, whose amino-acid sequence MKNVLCFGDSNTFGTDPADPGTRHPLDVRWPGRLASLLGDGWHVIEEGMSGRTSVFDNPLEPHRSGMEALPIVLQSHCPLDYAIVMLGTNDLKEMFNASSRIVAAGAEMVARTIRDYDYAGCGPAPRILLVSPIHIKPGVPYASFAQSAVERSHELSRWYRKAAERNGWLFLDAATVAEPSDLDKLHMNPEGHARLADAIAGILLADAAR is encoded by the coding sequence ATGAAGAACGTATTATGTTTCGGCGACTCCAACACCTTCGGCACCGATCCCGCGGATCCCGGAACCAGGCACCCTCTCGACGTGCGATGGCCGGGGCGTCTGGCCTCGCTGTTGGGGGATGGATGGCATGTCATCGAAGAGGGTATGAGCGGTCGCACCTCCGTGTTCGACAACCCTTTGGAGCCGCATCGTTCCGGTATGGAGGCACTTCCGATCGTATTGCAATCGCACTGTCCGCTCGATTACGCGATTGTGATGCTGGGTACCAATGACCTCAAAGAGATGTTCAATGCATCATCGCGCATCGTCGCGGCAGGCGCCGAAATGGTCGCACGCACGATTCGCGATTACGACTATGCGGGTTGCGGGCCGGCGCCGAGAATCCTTCTCGTCTCCCCCATCCACATCAAACCCGGAGTTCCCTATGCCAGTTTCGCGCAGAGCGCCGTCGAACGCTCGCACGAACTGTCTCGCTGGTACCGCAAGGCCGCCGAACGTAATGGGTGGCTGTTCCTCGACGCCGCGACGGTCGCCGAACCCAGCGATCTCGATAAACTGCACATGAATCCGGAAGGCCACGCGAGACTCGCCGATGCAATCGCCGGGATACTGTTGGCGGACGCCGCCAGATAA
- the trpD gene encoding anthranilate phosphoribosyltransferase, with the protein MADITWKSILTKLVGGDHLTAGESEWFVDDLMQGNADPAAVGAALAMQEQLGLTAEEVRGAAKAMVRHAVPLHVSGESTDIVGTGGDGFATVNLSTMGSVAAAAAGVTIVKHGNRAASSKCGAADVLEDLGLPLDLKPEAVAEVGDEVGITFAFARTFHPAMRFVGPIRSALGIPCVFNVLGPLTNPANPAHVAVGCADRSMSPIMAAVYASRGQSGLVYTSHEGMDELAPTGPVSVWEIRDGRVDESEFDPTVDLGLEAITVGQLKGGTPDTNANAFREFLAAKDVPSRTTALLNAASAIVADGNLVGNGTLAERFAEAYKLAEDAVDSGKAEALFNKWIETAQSKR; encoded by the coding sequence ATGGCCGATATCACATGGAAGTCGATTCTCACCAAGCTGGTCGGGGGAGACCATCTCACAGCCGGGGAATCGGAGTGGTTTGTGGACGATCTGATGCAGGGCAACGCGGACCCCGCCGCCGTCGGTGCTGCGCTCGCCATGCAGGAGCAGCTGGGTCTGACCGCCGAGGAGGTTCGCGGTGCCGCCAAAGCCATGGTTCGCCATGCCGTGCCGCTGCACGTGTCCGGTGAGAGCACCGACATCGTGGGCACCGGCGGAGACGGATTCGCCACCGTGAACCTGTCCACCATGGGTTCCGTGGCCGCTGCAGCCGCCGGCGTGACAATCGTCAAGCACGGCAACCGCGCGGCGTCTTCGAAGTGCGGTGCCGCCGACGTGCTCGAGGACCTCGGACTGCCGTTGGATCTGAAGCCCGAGGCGGTCGCGGAAGTCGGCGACGAGGTGGGTATCACCTTCGCATTCGCCCGCACCTTCCACCCGGCCATGCGTTTCGTGGGCCCGATCCGCTCCGCGTTGGGCATCCCGTGCGTGTTCAACGTTTTGGGGCCGCTGACCAATCCGGCCAATCCCGCACATGTGGCCGTCGGATGCGCCGACCGGTCGATGAGTCCGATCATGGCCGCCGTGTATGCCAGCCGCGGCCAGTCAGGTCTGGTCTACACCTCGCATGAGGGTATGGATGAGCTCGCTCCCACCGGCCCGGTGAGCGTATGGGAGATTCGTGACGGCAGGGTCGACGAATCCGAGTTCGACCCCACCGTGGATCTGGGTTTGGAAGCCATCACCGTCGGGCAACTCAAAGGTGGGACGCCGGATACGAACGCCAACGCATTCAGGGAATTCCTGGCCGCCAAGGACGTTCCTTCCCGCACCACCGCGCTGCTGAACGCTGCCTCCGCCATCGTGGCTGACGGCAATCTGGTCGGCAACGGCACACTGGCCGAGCGCTTCGCCGAGGCCTACAAACTGGCCGAGGATGCTGTCGACTCCGGCAAGGCTGAAGCCCTGTTCAACAAGTGGATCGAAACCGCCCAGTCCAAGCGTTAG
- a CDS encoding lysophospholipid acyltransferase family protein — translation MLYWFFVKGLGPIARHRLSPAVSGLNNVPREGGAIIAANHLAVIDDALIPITCPRMVHFMGKAEYFEGKGLKGKFKKWWFTSVGVFPVDRSGGSKSLGALEHAREIIEDGHLFGIHIEGTRSPDGRLYKGHTGAARLALETGCPIVPTAIIGSDKLQPIGTSIPKKGKTKVLYGKPIEVAKKPVDEITHDDLRSLTDRVSAAIQKMSGQEFVNEYAQKVKAELKAQQAAEEAE, via the coding sequence GTGCTCTACTGGTTCTTCGTCAAAGGTCTCGGCCCTATTGCTCGTCATCGTTTGAGCCCTGCTGTCAGCGGACTGAATAACGTGCCTCGAGAGGGTGGCGCGATTATCGCAGCCAACCATCTGGCGGTGATTGATGATGCTTTGATTCCGATTACCTGCCCGCGCATGGTGCACTTCATGGGCAAAGCCGAATACTTCGAGGGCAAGGGATTGAAGGGCAAGTTCAAGAAGTGGTGGTTCACGTCCGTGGGCGTGTTCCCGGTTGATCGTTCCGGTGGCAGCAAGTCGCTTGGCGCACTCGAGCACGCACGCGAGATTATCGAGGATGGGCACCTGTTCGGTATCCACATTGAAGGCACGCGCAGCCCGGACGGTCGACTGTACAAGGGACACACCGGTGCCGCACGACTTGCGCTCGAGACCGGTTGCCCGATTGTGCCGACCGCCATCATCGGCTCGGACAAGCTGCAGCCGATTGGCACGTCGATTCCCAAGAAGGGCAAGACCAAGGTGCTGTATGGTAAGCCGATTGAGGTTGCGAAGAAGCCGGTCGATGAGATTACACATGATGATTTGCGCTCGCTGACCGATCGTGTTTCCGCCGCAATCCAGAAAATGAGCGGTCAGGAATTCGTGAACGAATACGCCCAGAAGGTCAAGGCCGAGCTCAAGGCCCAGCAGGCCGCCGAAGAAGCCGAATAA